DNA sequence from the Hoylesella buccalis ATCC 35310 genome:
TGATGATTTATTTCCTTAAAAATTCTACCGATTGCGCAATGTGTGGCGACATAAACTCATCGTTTTCGATGAATGGTACCACCTTGCGATAAGCCGCATAGATAGCCTCAATGGCTGGCGACGACTTCAATGGGCGACGGAACTCGAGTGCTTGGGCTGCATTGAACAGCTCGATAGCTAACACTCGCTCGGTGTTGAGCACTACCTGATACAACTTTGTGGCTGCATTGGCACCCATACTTACATGGTCTTCCTGCCCCTGCGACGACGGAATGCTGTCGACCGAAGCTGGCGTGCAGTACATCTTGCTTTGACTGACAATAGAAGCAGCGGCATATTGTGGTATCATGAACCCACTGTTAAGACCGGGCTTTGCCACCAAGAAGCTGGGCAGATTGCGCGTACCCGAAATCAACTTATAGATTCGTCGCTCGGAGATGTTGCTCAATTCGCACAGGGCAATTGCCAAAAAGTCCATAGGTTGGGCGATAGGCTCGCCATGGAAGTTGCCTGCAGAGATCACCAAGTCGTCGTCAGGACAAACAGTTGGGTTGTCAGTTGCCGCATTCAACTCTATTTCAATGACCGATCGCACATAAGCCAACGTGTCTTTTGATGCGCCATGCACCTGTGGCATACAACGGAACGAATAGGGATCTTGCACGTTCACCTTTGGTTGCTTGATGAGTTCACTGCCCTCTAACAGCTCTCGAATATGTGCAGCGGTGTCTATCTGTCCCTTGTGTGGACGGACAGCATGCACGGCATGCGTGAATGGTTCGATACGTCCGTCGTAGGCTTCCAATGACATTACGCCAATCTTGTCTGCCCAATCACAGAGACGCTCGCTCTGCAACACTGCCCAAACGGCATAAGCGTTCATGTTCTGCGTACCGTTGAGCAGGGCAAGTCCTTCTTTGGAAGCCAACTGTATAGGTTCCCAGTTCATCTTTTGCAATAACGCCTTGCCGCTCATTCGTTCACCTTTATACTCTACCTCGCCCATTCCTAACAGTGGCAAGCAAAGGTGAGCCAACGGAACGAGGTCGCCCGATGCACCCAGTGAGCCTTGCGTATAGACCACGGGATAAATATCATTGTTGAAGAAGTCAATCAATCGCTCAACTGTCTCTACCTGACAGCCAGAATAGCCATAACTCAAAGACTGCGCTTTGAGAAAGAGCATAATCTTTACAATGTCATTTGGCACCCTGCTGCCCACGCCGCAAGCGTGCGACATGATGAGGTTTACTTGCAACTGAGCCAGCCGGTCTTTGTCTACCGACACGTTGCACAATGAACCGAAGCCTGTGGTAACGCCATAAATAGGAACGTCCGACTCGGCAATTTTCTTGTCTAAATATTTGCGACAGCGCACAATTCGTTGACGTGCGTCATCAGATAATTCTAAAGTAGCATGGTTTTCTAAAATCGCTCCCACCTCTTCAATCGTGAGGTGTGCTGCGCTAATTTTGTGTATCATAGTGTGATTGTTAATGTGCCAAGTCGCAATGCCTCTCGTTCAAAGAAGTGTTTAGCGTGAAGCACTGCGACTGGACGTTGATTTAGAAGTTAAGTTTCTCTATTTCGCTATCATCCACGAAGTTGGGTAAGGTTACCTTCAAGCCGGGAGTGCGTTCCATTTCTCGTTGAATGGCATCGATAGAACCCTTGTTGCGAGCCCAGCTACGGCGTGCGATACCGTTGTTGACATCCCACAGAAGCATCTCGCGGATGTGGCGATTCGCATCTTCGCTGCCATCGACCACCATACCGAAGCCGCCATTGATTACTTCGCCCCAGCCTACGCCGCCACCGTTGTGAATGGAAACCCATGTGGCACCACGGAAAGCGTCGCCGATGACATTTTGAATGGCCATGTCGGCACAGAATTGCGAACCGTCGTAGATATTACTGGTTTCACGGAAAGGAGAGTCCGTACCAGAGACATCGTGATGATCACGACCAAGGACAACGGGCTGACTGATTTCGCCTTTGCGCACTGCCTCGTTGAATGCCAACGCTATCTTGGTTCTGCCCACACTGTCTGCATAGAGGATGCGAGCCTGAGAGCCTACAACCAAATGATTCTTGCCAGCTTCCTTAATCCAATGGATGTTGTCATCCAACTGACCGATAATATCTTTTGTGGCAGTTTTTCTCATTTCTTCCAGCACCTCAGTTGCCAAGCGGTCGGTTACCTCCAAATCCTTCGGGTCGCACGATGAGCATACCCAACGGAATGGACCGAAACCATAATCGAAGAACATCGGTCCCATGATATCCTGCACATACGAAGGATAACGGAACTTACCGTCCTTGCGAAGGATGTCAGCACCTGCACGACTTGCCTCCAAGAGGAAGGCATTGCCGTAATCGAAGAAGTACATTCCCTTTGCGGTGAGCTTGTTGATGGCATCTACCTGACGGCGCAATGACGCCCGAACCTTTTCCTTGAACTGCTCGGGAGCTTCCGCCATCATGCGATTAGACTCCTCCAAGCTCATGCCTACTGGATAATAACCACCTGCCCAAGGGTTGTGCAAAGATGTTTGGTCGCTACCCAAGTCCACACGGATATTCTCTTCGGCAAGGCGTTCCCACAGGTCAACGATGTTACCAACATATGCCATGGACACCACGCGCTTTTCTTCGACAGCTTTTCGGATAGCAGGTATCAGTTCGTCAAGATTGTCGTGTAGTTCATCTACCCATCCTTGTTCGTATCGTTTGTTAGCTGCCAAGGGGTTGATTTCAGCAGTCACACTCACCACGCCAGCGATGTTGCCAGCCTTTGGCTGTGCGCCCGACATGCCGCCAAGACCTGCCGTGACAAACAGTTTCATGTTGTCGCCACCTACCTTGCGTGCCGCATTGAGCACAGTAATGGTAGTGCCATGCACAATTCCCTGTGGACCAATATACATATACGAGCCTGCGGTCATCTGTCCGTACTGACTCACACCGAGTGCATTGTCTCTCTCCCAATCGTCCTGCTTAGAGTAATTGGGAATCACCATACCGTTCGTCACCACCACTCGTGGCGCATCCTTATGCGAAGGGAATAAACCAAGCGGATGACCAGAGTACATCACCAATGTTTGCTCGTCTGTCATCTCGCTGAGATACTTCATCACAAGTCGATACTGCGCCCAGTTTTGGAACACGGCGCCGTTGCCTCCGTAGGTAATCAGTTCGTGTGGATGTTGCGCTACTGCTTTATCCAAGTTGTTTTGTATCATCATCATGATAGCGGCAGCCTGCTTGCATTTGTGTGGATATTCGTCAATGTGACGAGCGTGCATATCATACGTAGGACGGAAACGATACATATAGATACGTCCATAAGTCTTCAACTCGTCCAAAAACTCTGGTGCCAATGTGGCATGAAACTTCTTTGGGAAGTAACGCAATGCGTTGCGCAATGCCAACTTCTTTTCTTCTGGTGTAAGAATGTCTTTTCTCTTAGGTGCATGGTTCACCGTATGGTCATACGGTTGTGGGTCGGGTAAGGTGTTAGGAATACCTGCCCGAATGTCCGCTATGAATTCTTCGTGCGTCATTTTCTTTATCTTTAAGGTCTTATAATTTACTTTCTACTATTTTCATAATCTCTACTTCGGCTTGGTTTGCCTTGTCAATGAGTTGGTTAGCCTCGCCCACCAACTGGTCAGCTACCTCACGATTTTTCAGTCCAGAGGCGTTAATCTTAACATTGAGTCCTGCTCCCAAAACGGCAGCACGGGCAGCCAACACGCCCACACCAGCATCCGAAATGCTGTTGGGGTTGCCTTCTTGTGCCATCGCCTTACAGAGTTCAAACACTTTATAGGCAGCCTTCATGGTGTGAAGAGGTACCTGTGTGGCATAAAGAGTAGCTTCTTGAATTGCTGCGGAACGGGCAGCTTTGTCCTCGTCCGTCTTCTTAGGCAAGCCAAAGGCAGCCATGATGCGGTTGAAAGCCTCGGTATCTTCGTCGACAAGGTGCATCAGCTCTACCTTGATTTCCTGTCCTTTGTCTGCCCAGTTGCTGAACTCTTCCCAGCGATCGTCCCATCCTGCCTTGTGACTTGACAGGTTGGCAACCATCGTTCCCAAGGTAGCACCTAATGCACCCATATAAGCGGAGATGGTTCCACCACCGGGAGCGGGAGACTCGCGCGAAGTCTCATCGGCAAACTCCTTCACGGTAAGGTCTATCAGTTTGGCTTTCTTGTTATCGTCCTCCAACAAGTATTCAATGACCTTCTCACGAGGATTGAACGGTTTGAGGTCGTCCAATCCCATCGACTTGATAGCGATGGTCAAGATATCCTCTTCAGGAATACCAGTAGAGCGGTTCTGTTTCCGCAAGAAGTACTTGCCTGCATCTATCAATGTACGTTTAGGAACCAGTCCTACTATCTCCGTTCCCGTGACACGGATGCCTCGGTTCTGCGCACAACGGCAAACCTCATCAAAGGCAACGTGCAATGGAGTGGCGTTGATATCCGTGATATTCATAGATACCTGCGCAATGGCGTATTCGTCAATATACCACCCAATCGCCTTTGTCCCTTTCAAGGTACCCGGAATCATGATGGTTTTGCCATGCTCATCCTTCATGGGCTTACCCACAGGAGAGTTGCCCTCTCGGCGTGGACGTCCCTTCTCACGCACGTCAAAAGCAATGGCATTGGCGCGACGCGTAGAGGTTGTATTGAGGTTGAAATTGGTAGCAATCAGAAAGTCACGTGCGCCTACGGCAGTACATCCTGTGCGTGCCACACCTTCGTCAAAGGGGCGAGCACCAAAGTCGGGTGCCTTGGCAGGGTCATTCATCTTCTCTGGCAGTGCCTCGTATTCTCCTGCACGGCAAACAGCCAAGTTCTTACGCTCTGGCGTCCGTGCAGCAGCCTCGTAACAATAACAAGGTACGTTGAGTTCGTTGGCGATTCGCTCTGCCAACTGCTGTGCGAGTTTTGCACATTCTTCCAATGTAATGCCAGCCACTGGGATAAGTGGACAAACGTCTGTGGCACCCATTCGTGGATGCGCTCCATGGTGATTGCGCATATCAATGAGCTGGGCTGCCTTTTTCACGGCTTGGAATGCAGCTTCTAATACATTATCGGGCGAACCGACAAACGTCACCACCGTTCTATTGGTAGCCTCACCCGGGTCTACATCTAAAAGTTTAACACCCTTCACGCGCTCAATCTCATCTGTAATTTGCTTGATTACATGCATGTTGCGACCCTCGCTAAAATTAGGGACGCACTCTACGATTTGTTGTTTTTGTGTCATTTTTAATATGATTAGGTTTAAGTTGTTTTTCGTTTGATGGGGTAAAGGTATAAAAAAAGGTTCAACCTGCAAAAAAAATACATCTAAAGGATGATAAACATGACCTTCTTTTTTTTGAACGATGGTAAACACCCCACCCATGGACCTCACAGAATTGAATATTAAGGACGTAATGATGATTTCCCCACAAGCTGTTCATCTTATTCTTGACTGGTAGGGTGAAAATGATGAAAAATATTTACTACCCTCTCAAATACTCGCGTATTTGCAACCAGACGCATGATAGCACGCAAATACGCGAATTTTGCAGTATACTATGTGTCAGTAACTTAGGTATTCCTATGCCTGATGCGGGTTGTGAACATCAATGCTTTTACACCCGAAAAGCAATGACTTTCAATAGAAAACCAATTGCTTTAACATGCCAAACTGTACCTTCTAGAAGACCAAAAGCAATGCTTTTAGGCGGACAGACGCGAAATATGACCCAAAAACAGCTGCGTGATGGCGATTTTTTTTCTAGAATGAGAATTTAAAAAACTGAAATAATTCAACAAAATGCGCCTTGTATACGCTATCCTGCTCTTGCTATGACAGCACCTTGAATCGAGCAAACTTTAATAACAACTGCTTGGTTCCCGCATTTCTGAAGGCCACGGTGGCTTTTCGGTTCTCGCCATCACCCTCCAATCTGAGTACGGTGCCAATGCCGAAACGCTGGTGCTCAATGGTGCAGCCCTCTTGCAAGCCTGAGGCATCAGGACTGGAGGTAGAGGCTGCTACTGTTCGTCCACCGTTGGTCATGGCATCAGTTACCCGCTTAAAGTTCCCACCTGCCTGTTGGAGTTGGCGCTTAAAGGAGGATGAGAACGGGTCAACCGCCTGCACGGGACGCTGAATAGAGGTGATTTTTGGTTTGACATCGGCTTGGAATTGGCTGGCCACAGGTCTAGAGTTCTGCATGCGGTCACTATATCGACGATTAACATCGCCCGAGAAGGAGCTTCTACTGTAAGGCGTATGGAATGAATCATCGGACGCTTCGACTTCGAATTCGGATTCTATGTGTATAAAACGTGAATCAATGTCTTTGATAAATCTACTTGGCGTATCAAACTCCATCTTGCCAAATCGCCATCGGTTTTTGGCACTCGTCATGATACAATGCTTCTCTGCTCGGGTGATGGCCACATAGAGCAAACGGCGTTCTTCCTCCATCTCGCGCATCGAGCCCATCGACAGCGGACTTGGAAAAATGTTTTCTTCCAGTCCCACGATGAAGACGGTGGGAAACTCCAGTCCCTTGGCGGCATGCACGGTCATCAGTGACACCCTACTCTCTTCGCCATCATCGCTGTCCAAATCAGTGAGCAAAGCAACCTCCTGAAGATAGTCAGTGAGATAAATTTCGTTTTCTCTACCCTCTTCTTTCTTGCTTTCACAGAAATCTTGCATACCCGCCAACAACTCTTCTACGTTCTCTTGTCGGGCCAATCCTTCTGGATCGCTGTTGGAATAGATGTCGGCAATGAATCCACTTGTCTTCATAATCTCATTGCCCAACTGATATACGTCTGTGTTAGAGGCTTTTAAGATATATCCCTCTATGAGTTCTTTAAATCGATTGATTTTGCCAAGTGTGCCTTGATTCACCCCCTGGAGATATTGTGCAGGATCGGATATGACCTGCCAGAAACTCACCGCATGGTTGCGTGCCGAGTCGGCTATCTTTTGGATTGTCACATTCCCGATGCCTCTGGTTGGGTAATTGATGATGCGCTTGAAAGCCTCTTCATCATCAGGATTGACGACCAAACGAAAATAAGCGATGATGTCTTTAATCTCCTTGCGCTGATAAAAGCTCAAGCCGCCATAGATTCGGTATGGAATGTTTTGCTTTCGCATCTCCTCCTCGAAACTTCGGCTTTGTGCGTTTGTTCGGTACAAGATAGCAAAGTCGCTGTAGTGTGCGTTCTCTTGTCTGGCAATACGCTTGATGTCCTTGCAAACCACGAATGCCTCTTCCTTATCTGAGTAAACGGGTTTAAAGATAATCTTCTCCCCCTCATCGTTCTCACTGAACACATCTTTGGGTATTTGCCGTTCGTTGTGCTTGATTAAGCTATTGGCTGCCTGCACGATTTTCTGTGTAGATCGGTAGTTTTGCTGTAGCTTGAAGAGGCGCGAACCTTCGTATATCTGTTGGAAATCCAAGATGTTATCGATGTTGGCTCCACGAAATCCGTAGATACTTTGCGCGTCATCGCCCACCACGCAGATGTGACGATGTTCTTTGGTCAGCAGCCATACGATGCATTGCTGGGCATAGTTGGTGTCTTGATATTCGTCAACCAGCACATATTGAAAGCGCTGGCAATATTTTTGTCGGATGTCTTCATGCTCTTTCAGCAACTGGTGGGTCAGAACAAGCAAGTCGTCAAAGTCCATGGCATTGGCCTTACGGCATCGCTGTACATAAGCCTCGTAAACGGGATGAAGCTCGGGCATGCGACTGTTTCGGTCGCGATTCATGAATTCTGATCTACTGGAATAATCGCGAGGCATGATGAGTTGGTTTTTGGCTTTGCTGATAATGGCATGTACGCTGGCTGGCCTGTACTGCTTGTCGTCGAGCCCCATTTCCTTGATGATGGTTTTGAGCAGCGACCGAGAGTCACTTTCGTCATAGATGGTAAAGCCCGAAGTGTAGCCAATGGCGTCAGCCTCAATGCGTAAAATGCGAGAAAAAATGGAGTGAAAAGTCCCCATTTGGATGTATCTGGCTGTCTCTTGCCCAATCAACTGTGCGATGCGCTGCTTCATCTCGTTAGCCGCTTTGTTGGTAAACGTCAATGCTAAGATGGACCAGGGCTTCAAACCTTGTTGTACCAAATAAGCTATTTTGTAAGTCAACACACGCGTCTTGCCCGACCCAGCACCTGCGATAACCAGTTGTGGACCGTCGTTATAAGTAACAGCCAAGCGCTGTTCTTGGTTTAATTGCGACAATAAATCTTTCATCTTTTCTTGTGGTAGATGCCTCCTTTAGTGGTGTTTGGATCAATATCCTCTCCTTCTTTTGGGAATGACGGAATGAATTTCATCTCATGCTCTATCTTTCTTTGTCTTAACCGGACATACCCACTGGGGGCTTTGCTGCTGAATCGAATGGGGTTTGGCAGTGTCGCAGCGATGAGTGCGCATTCTGATCGCGACAGATCACTGGCTGTTTTTCCGAAATGATAGCGTGCTACGGCATCCACTCCATAAATCATGTCCCCCATTTCGATGGAATTCAAGTACACCTCCATGATGCGTTGTTTGCTCCATATCAACTCAATGAGTGCGGTGAAGTAAACTTCAAAACCTTTTCTAACCCACGAACGACCAGGCCAAAGAAATACGTTTTTTGCCGTTTGTTGCGTAATTGTGCTTGCTCCACGCTTCTTTCCCGTCTTGTTTTTGATGTTATGAACCGCAGCTTTCTCGATGGCATTGTAGTCAAAACCATGGTGCAACAAGAACCGTTGGTCCTCACTGGCCATCACAGCAACAGGCATGTGTCGTGAAATATCGTCCATTGCCACCCAATGGTGATGCATCTTGAGTTCTCCTTTCTCGAAGCATCGAATCACCATCAAGGGGGTTATGTAGACGGGTATGAACCGGTAGGCGACAACAGTGAGGATTGATGTTGCCAAAAAGAGGACAATAGCCCAACGAAAAAATGATGCGATTTTCTTCATGTTTCAACGAAAAAGGGGTACCTTGTAGCACCCCTTATGATATTTACCTAAAAATATATTAGTTAAGAGTTCCAGCATTTGCAGCTTCAACCATAGCCGGACTGGCATAGAGGAATACCTCCACGCGGCGGTTAAGCTGTCGCCCAGCCTTGGTGCCATTGTCGGCCACGGGCTGTGTACTGCCCTGTCCTACCACATTCTGGAACTGACTGGACGGAACGCCACAGCTCTTGAGATAGTTCACCACGCTGCGGGCACGATCGTTACTCAATGGAATGTTGATGCCGTCATTACCGGTTGAGTCGGTATGCCCATAAACATCAATGTGGCAATCCTTGTTTTTCTTCAAAACGGTAGAGAACTTTGCCAACTCATTCTTGCTGGTTTGATTTAAATTAGCCTTGCTGCTGGCGAACAAAATGCCGCTGTCAAAGGTAACCTTTACGGCATCAAGGCCGTTTTTATCTTTCACCTCTTCTACCTTAGCATTCTCCACTTGTGCAGCTGTTTCTTGCGCTACTTTATCCATGTGACGGCCAATCATAGCACCAGCGCCAGCTCCTACCGCGCCACCAATGGCTGCTCCAACGCCAGCGTTACCAGCTATCTTGCCAATAATGGCTCCTAAAGCGGCACCACCGCCAGCACCTGCCAAAGCTCCGGTTCCCTGTTTTGTAGAACAACTAAAGACGGTTAAAAGGCAAAGAGCCAATGTCATAAATTTCATTTTCTTCATAATCACTCAGTTTTGTGTTTATATTTATAGTTGCAAAGATAATTCTTTTTATTGCATTATCATGCCCAAGTCAACAATTTTTTGTAATTTTGCGACAAATTTAAGCAATACAAACTTATGGTCAAAAGGGATATCACTAAAATGTAATATGAATTTCCCTATCGTAGAAGTAAATAACTATTCATCAAGATAACATGGCAA
Encoded proteins:
- the mtgA gene encoding monofunctional biosynthetic peptidoglycan transglycosylase, which encodes MKKIASFFRWAIVLFLATSILTVVAYRFIPVYITPLMVIRCFEKGELKMHHHWVAMDDISRHMPVAVMASEDQRFLLHHGFDYNAIEKAAVHNIKNKTGKKRGASTITQQTAKNVFLWPGRSWVRKGFEVYFTALIELIWSKQRIMEVYLNSIEMGDMIYGVDAVARYHFGKTASDLSRSECALIAATLPNPIRFSSKAPSGYVRLRQRKIEHEMKFIPSFPKEGEDIDPNTTKGGIYHKKR
- a CDS encoding ATP-dependent helicase; this translates as MKDLLSQLNQEQRLAVTYNDGPQLVIAGAGSGKTRVLTYKIAYLVQQGLKPWSILALTFTNKAANEMKQRIAQLIGQETARYIQMGTFHSIFSRILRIEADAIGYTSGFTIYDESDSRSLLKTIIKEMGLDDKQYRPASVHAIISKAKNQLIMPRDYSSRSEFMNRDRNSRMPELHPVYEAYVQRCRKANAMDFDDLLVLTHQLLKEHEDIRQKYCQRFQYVLVDEYQDTNYAQQCIVWLLTKEHRHICVVGDDAQSIYGFRGANIDNILDFQQIYEGSRLFKLQQNYRSTQKIVQAANSLIKHNERQIPKDVFSENDEGEKIIFKPVYSDKEEAFVVCKDIKRIARQENAHYSDFAILYRTNAQSRSFEEEMRKQNIPYRIYGGLSFYQRKEIKDIIAYFRLVVNPDDEEAFKRIINYPTRGIGNVTIQKIADSARNHAVSFWQVISDPAQYLQGVNQGTLGKINRFKELIEGYILKASNTDVYQLGNEIMKTSGFIADIYSNSDPEGLARQENVEELLAGMQDFCESKKEEGRENEIYLTDYLQEVALLTDLDSDDGEESRVSLMTVHAAKGLEFPTVFIVGLEENIFPSPLSMGSMREMEEERRLLYVAITRAEKHCIMTSAKNRWRFGKMEFDTPSRFIKDIDSRFIHIESEFEVEASDDSFHTPYSRSSFSGDVNRRYSDRMQNSRPVASQFQADVKPKITSIQRPVQAVDPFSSSFKRQLQQAGGNFKRVTDAMTNGGRTVAASTSSPDASGLQEGCTIEHQRFGIGTVLRLEGDGENRKATVAFRNAGTKQLLLKFARFKVLS
- the ftcD gene encoding glutamate formimidoyltransferase, which gives rise to MTQKQQIVECVPNFSEGRNMHVIKQITDEIERVKGVKLLDVDPGEATNRTVVTFVGSPDNVLEAAFQAVKKAAQLIDMRNHHGAHPRMGATDVCPLIPVAGITLEECAKLAQQLAERIANELNVPCYCYEAAARTPERKNLAVCRAGEYEALPEKMNDPAKAPDFGARPFDEGVARTGCTAVGARDFLIATNFNLNTTSTRRANAIAFDVREKGRPRREGNSPVGKPMKDEHGKTIMIPGTLKGTKAIGWYIDEYAIAQVSMNITDINATPLHVAFDEVCRCAQNRGIRVTGTEIVGLVPKRTLIDAGKYFLRKQNRSTGIPEEDILTIAIKSMGLDDLKPFNPREKVIEYLLEDDNKKAKLIDLTVKEFADETSRESPAPGGGTISAYMGALGATLGTMVANLSSHKAGWDDRWEEFSNWADKGQEIKVELMHLVDEDTEAFNRIMAAFGLPKKTDEDKAARSAAIQEATLYATQVPLHTMKAAYKVFELCKAMAQEGNPNSISDAGVGVLAARAAVLGAGLNVKINASGLKNREVADQLVGEANQLIDKANQAEVEIMKIVESKL
- a CDS encoding urocanate hydratase, which translates into the protein MTHEEFIADIRAGIPNTLPDPQPYDHTVNHAPKRKDILTPEEKKLALRNALRYFPKKFHATLAPEFLDELKTYGRIYMYRFRPTYDMHARHIDEYPHKCKQAAAIMMMIQNNLDKAVAQHPHELITYGGNGAVFQNWAQYRLVMKYLSEMTDEQTLVMYSGHPLGLFPSHKDAPRVVVTNGMVIPNYSKQDDWERDNALGVSQYGQMTAGSYMYIGPQGIVHGTTITVLNAARKVGGDNMKLFVTAGLGGMSGAQPKAGNIAGVVSVTAEINPLAANKRYEQGWVDELHDNLDELIPAIRKAVEEKRVVSMAYVGNIVDLWERLAEENIRVDLGSDQTSLHNPWAGGYYPVGMSLEESNRMMAEAPEQFKEKVRASLRRQVDAINKLTAKGMYFFDYGNAFLLEASRAGADILRKDGKFRYPSYVQDIMGPMFFDYGFGPFRWVCSSCDPKDLEVTDRLATEVLEEMRKTATKDIIGQLDDNIHWIKEAGKNHLVVGSQARILYADSVGRTKIALAFNEAVRKGEISQPVVLGRDHHDVSGTDSPFRETSNIYDGSQFCADMAIQNVIGDAFRGATWVSIHNGGGVGWGEVINGGFGMVVDGSEDANRHIREMLLWDVNNGIARRSWARNKGSIDAIQREMERTPGLKVTLPNFVDDSEIEKLNF
- the hutH gene encoding histidine ammonia-lyase; translated protein: MIHKISAAHLTIEEVGAILENHATLELSDDARQRIVRCRKYLDKKIAESDVPIYGVTTGFGSLCNVSVDKDRLAQLQVNLIMSHACGVGSRVPNDIVKIMLFLKAQSLSYGYSGCQVETVERLIDFFNNDIYPVVYTQGSLGASGDLVPLAHLCLPLLGMGEVEYKGERMSGKALLQKMNWEPIQLASKEGLALLNGTQNMNAYAVWAVLQSERLCDWADKIGVMSLEAYDGRIEPFTHAVHAVRPHKGQIDTAAHIRELLEGSELIKQPKVNVQDPYSFRCMPQVHGASKDTLAYVRSVIEIELNAATDNPTVCPDDDLVISAGNFHGEPIAQPMDFLAIALCELSNISERRIYKLISGTRNLPSFLVAKPGLNSGFMIPQYAAASIVSQSKMYCTPASVDSIPSSQGQEDHVSMGANAATKLYQVVLNTERVLAIELFNAAQALEFRRPLKSSPAIEAIYAAYRKVVPFIENDEFMSPHIAQSVEFLRK
- a CDS encoding OmpA family protein, with protein sequence MKKMKFMTLALCLLTVFSCSTKQGTGALAGAGGGAALGAIIGKIAGNAGVGAAIGGAVGAGAGAMIGRHMDKVAQETAAQVENAKVEEVKDKNGLDAVKVTFDSGILFASSKANLNQTSKNELAKFSTVLKKNKDCHIDVYGHTDSTGNDGINIPLSNDRARSVVNYLKSCGVPSSQFQNVVGQGSTQPVADNGTKAGRQLNRRVEVFLYASPAMVEAANAGTLN